The sequence below is a genomic window from Sorangiineae bacterium MSr12523.
CCCTTCGCGAACTTGAAGGTCGCCACCGGCGAGGCCTTGTCCTGCCCCTGCGCGGCGCCCAAGCCGAGCGAGTTCGCGTACAGATTCACCGTCTGGATGCCGACGGCAAGGGCGCCCTCGGTCGTCCCCGTCTCCTCCGTGGCATTCGATTCATCGCGCGTGTCGGCGGCGCAGCCCACGACGGCGGGGGCAAAGGTCGCAACAGCAGTAAGAGCAGCGAAAAGCGCAAGTTTGACGTTCATGGATGGGAAACCTCTTCTCGGGTGATGTCTCGACGGATGTTCGATCGTCTACCGATCGGATGTCATCAAGTGGTCTGGCCGGTGATACGCGGCGACCTCCGAGATCTCCCCACATGAATGAAGTAAATTTCGAACGGTCGTTAGGCTTCTCCAGCCACCTGTTCCAGCACATTAAAGAGGGCGCGTGCGCTCTCTTCCCAACTGCCGGGCCCGGTATGAACGATGGCCTCCGCGTCCCAAGAGCGGTTCAACGCATCCACCAATCCGTTCGCGAGGGCGCTCGCGTCCCGGGCGGGAACGAGGAGACCCGAACGCGGGTCGGCCAGGCAATCGGGGATGCCGCCCACGTCGGAGCCCACCACCGGACGGCCGCTGGCCAGCGCCTCGAGCACCACGTTGGGGGTTCCCTCGTTGTGGCTTGGCAAGGTGAAGACGTCGCAGGCCCCCACCCACGTCGCCACTTCGCGCAGAGGGCGCGGGCCCGGCGCGATCAGTGTGCCTTCCGGCAGGCTCAATTGCGCGGCGCGCACACGCTGCACGAGCTCGCGCGAAACGCCATCGCCAAGCAACGCGAGCCGGGCATCGGGCCGCGCCGCGCGCACGCGCTCGAAGGCGGTGAGCAGCTCGCCCACCCCCTTCTGCGGCTCGATGCGCCCGCAAAAGACGATGAGCGCGCCTTCGCGCGCGATGCCCAATTCGTCGCGGCAGGCGGCGCGATCGCGCGGCCGGAACAGCGACGTGTCCACGCCGTTGCGAACCAGGTGGATCGCACCCGCGCGCACGCCCATGTCCTCGAGTAGCCGTGACAGCGGACGCGCCACGGAGATCATCGCGTTGGCGCGCGGAAGGACACGGCGCATGTATGCGCGCGCCGAGGCCATCTTGGCCACGATGTTCACGTCGGACCCGTGCACCTTCACCGCGCATGGCTTGCCGAAGGCGCGGGCCATCACGGTGGCCGCGCATCCATCGGGGTAGGCCCACGTACCCAGGATGACGTCGCTCTCGCGCACCAAGCGGCGAAGCGTGGGCTGCGAGGCCAAGGACGCGAGGTAAAGCGGCAGCGCCACCGACGTGCCCACGCGCGGCAGATAAAGCTGCCGCAGGTAGTGCGTGTCGATGCCCGCCACACGCTCGCGCTTCGGCAAGGCGGACAACTTCGCGGCGCGCTCCGGCATGCGCGTGCGATGTGCCAGCGGCACGTACGGGATGGCTTCCACCACCGTCAGCTCGCAAAGCTTCGCCAGTTCGACGAACTGTTGTCGATTGAAGGGAGAACTCAACGGTTCGAGGCTGTTGGGAAAAATCTTCGTGATCGCTAGAACGCGCATTTGGGAAGGGGGTTAGGGATCAGGGGTTAGGGTTTAGGGGGAGAATGCCTGGCGCTGCTCCAACATCTAATCCCTGCTTCCTCCAACCCTAACCCCTAACCCCCAACCCCTAACCCCTCAAAGCAATGCGCATCCTTCACATCGTGCAATCGTTGGAGATGGGTGGGCAGGAACGGCTCATCTTGCACCTTGCCCGTGCGCTTTCCGCGCGGGGACACGAGGTGGGTGTCGCGTCGCTGACGTTGGGCGGCGTGCTGCGGGCGGAGTTCGGCAAGGACATCGAGGTGTTCGATGTGCCGCGGCATGACGGGTTCGACGCCTTCGTCATCGCGCGAATGGCCAAGGCCATCGCCGATTTTTCGCCCGACGCGGTGCACACGCACAACCCGTCGCCCATGTTTTACGCGGTGCCCGCGGCGCGTTTGCTCGGGGTGAAG
It includes:
- a CDS encoding glycosyltransferase; translation: MRVLAITKIFPNSLEPLSSPFNRQQFVELAKLCELTVVEAIPYVPLAHRTRMPERAAKLSALPKRERVAGIDTHYLRQLYLPRVGTSVALPLYLASLASQPTLRRLVRESDVILGTWAYPDGCAATVMARAFGKPCAVKVHGSDVNIVAKMASARAYMRRVLPRANAMISVARPLSRLLEDMGVRAGAIHLVRNGVDTSLFRPRDRAACRDELGIAREGALIVFCGRIEPQKGVGELLTAFERVRAARPDARLALLGDGVSRELVQRVRAAQLSLPEGTLIAPGPRPLREVATWVGACDVFTLPSHNEGTPNVVLEALASGRPVVGSDVGGIPDCLADPRSGLLVPARDASALANGLVDALNRSWDAEAIVHTGPGSWEESARALFNVLEQVAGEA